In Streptomyces sp. NBC_00569, a single genomic region encodes these proteins:
- a CDS encoding amino acid permease, which yields MTSVQVGKQHDGNEAVQAPGESGEGEGYQRGLGARQIQMIAIGGAIGTGLFLGAGKGISKAGPSLILAYAIAGLVIFFIMRALGELLMYRPVSGSFSEYAREFIGPFAGFVTGWTYWLFWVVTGITEVTAAAQYMKYWTHDSVPQWLTALVFTLILYAVNLISVKLFGELEFWFSMVKVTAIVGMILICAGILTVGFSDAGDTASVTHLWSDGGFFPNGIGSTLMTLQMVMFAFLAVELVGVTAGESKDPKTVLPKAINTVPWRIAVFYVGALIMILSVVPWTNFQPGVSPFVAAFEKMGLGVGAAIVNFVVLTAALSSCNSGMYSTGRMLRDLALNGQGPKFFTKLTKSGTPLIGTTVSAAMMLVGVWINYQWPGEAFNYVVSFATISGMWAWIVILICQIRYRIKADRGELPQSSFKAPGGIVPSILALAFIGMVIVLMGIDKDARVSLYCAPLWAVILGISYVVLRSRNPQSAAFAKRKQSEQPTQSK from the coding sequence ATGACCTCAGTGCAGGTCGGCAAACAACACGACGGCAATGAGGCCGTGCAGGCCCCCGGTGAGTCCGGTGAGGGCGAGGGTTACCAGCGCGGACTCGGTGCCCGGCAGATCCAGATGATCGCCATCGGCGGCGCCATCGGGACCGGCCTCTTCCTCGGTGCGGGCAAGGGCATCTCGAAGGCGGGCCCCAGCCTGATCCTCGCGTACGCCATCGCGGGCCTCGTCATCTTCTTCATCATGCGGGCGCTCGGCGAGCTCCTCATGTACCGCCCCGTCTCCGGCTCCTTCTCGGAGTACGCGCGTGAGTTCATCGGCCCCTTCGCGGGCTTCGTGACCGGCTGGACGTACTGGCTCTTCTGGGTCGTCACCGGCATCACCGAGGTCACCGCGGCCGCCCAGTACATGAAGTACTGGACCCACGACAGCGTTCCGCAGTGGCTCACCGCGCTCGTCTTCACCCTCATCCTCTACGCCGTGAACCTGATCTCCGTGAAGCTCTTCGGTGAGCTGGAGTTCTGGTTCTCGATGGTGAAGGTCACCGCGATCGTCGGCATGATCCTCATCTGCGCCGGCATCCTCACGGTCGGCTTCTCCGACGCGGGCGACACCGCCTCCGTCACGCACCTGTGGTCCGACGGCGGCTTCTTCCCGAACGGCATCGGCTCCACCCTCATGACCCTGCAGATGGTCATGTTCGCCTTCCTCGCCGTCGAGCTCGTCGGCGTCACCGCGGGCGAGTCCAAGGACCCGAAGACCGTCCTGCCCAAGGCCATCAACACCGTGCCGTGGCGCATCGCTGTCTTCTACGTCGGCGCGCTGATCATGATCCTCTCGGTCGTGCCGTGGACGAACTTCCAGCCGGGTGTCTCCCCGTTCGTCGCCGCCTTCGAGAAGATGGGCCTCGGCGTCGGCGCCGCCATCGTCAACTTCGTCGTCCTGACCGCGGCCCTGTCGTCCTGCAACTCCGGCATGTACTCCACCGGCCGCATGCTGCGCGACCTCGCGCTCAACGGCCAGGGCCCGAAGTTCTTCACCAAGCTCACCAAGTCCGGCACGCCCCTCATCGGCACGACGGTCTCCGCCGCGATGATGCTGGTCGGTGTCTGGATCAACTACCAGTGGCCCGGCGAGGCGTTCAACTACGTCGTCTCCTTCGCCACCATCTCCGGCATGTGGGCCTGGATCGTCATCCTGATCTGCCAGATCCGCTACCGCATCAAGGCCGACCGCGGCGAACTGCCCCAGTCCTCCTTCAAGGCCCCCGGCGGCATCGTCCCCAGCATCCTGGCGCTCGCCTTCATCGGCATGGTGATCGTGCTCATGGGCATCGACAAGGACGCCCGCGTCTCGCTCTACTGCGCGCCCCTGTGGGCCGTCATCCTCGGCATCTCGTACGTCGTCCTGCGCAGCCGCAACCCGCAGAGCGCGGCGTTCGCGAAGCGCAAGCAGTCCGAGCAGCCGACGCAGTCCAAGTAG
- a CDS encoding MoaD/ThiS family protein translates to MAIEVRIPTILRTYTDGQKSVEGSGDTLAELFADLETRHTGIQARIVDGEQLRRFVNVYLNDEDVRFLDGIATKLADGDNVTILPAVAGGMA, encoded by the coding sequence ATGGCCATCGAGGTCCGCATCCCGACCATCCTCCGTACCTACACCGACGGCCAGAAGTCCGTCGAGGGCAGCGGGGACACGCTCGCCGAGCTCTTCGCCGACCTCGAGACCCGCCACACGGGCATCCAGGCCCGCATCGTGGACGGTGAGCAGCTGCGCCGCTTCGTGAACGTCTACCTGAACGACGAGGACGTCCGCTTCCTCGACGGCATCGCCACCAAGCTCGCCGATGGCGACAACGTCACGATCCTGCCGGCCGTGGCCGGCGGCATGGCCTGA
- the clpS gene encoding ATP-dependent Clp protease adapter ClpS codes for MGCVTAPAPLEIERTESAEETFAVPEPDVPWITLVHNDPVNLMSYVTYVFQTYFGYSKDKATKLMLDVHQKGRAVVSSGSREEMERDVQAMHGYGLWATLQQDRK; via the coding sequence ATGGGCTGTGTGACGGCTCCTGCACCCCTTGAGATCGAACGCACCGAGTCGGCGGAGGAGACCTTCGCCGTGCCCGAGCCGGACGTCCCCTGGATCACGCTCGTACACAACGACCCGGTCAACCTCATGAGTTACGTGACGTATGTCTTCCAGACGTACTTCGGGTACTCGAAGGACAAGGCCACCAAGCTGATGCTCGATGTGCACCAGAAGGGCCGTGCGGTCGTCTCCAGCGGGTCCCGCGAGGAGATGGAGCGCGACGTTCAGGCCATGCACGGCTACGGTCTGTGGGCCACCCTTCAGCAGGACCGCAAGTAG
- a CDS encoding nicotinate phosphoribosyltransferase, whose protein sequence is MNTADLGLPVDVPSTALFTDHYELTMLQAALKAGTADRRSVFEVFTRRLPEGRRYGVVAGTGRVLDAVENFRFDAGELNFLRERAIIDERTLEWLAAYRFSGDIWGYPEGEVYFPGSPVLRVEGTFAECVLLETVILSILNHDSAIAAAASRMASAAGGRPLIEMGARRTHELAAVAASRSAYVGGFATTSDLAAGFRYGIPTVGTSAHAFTLLHDTERDAFRAQVDSLGEGTTLLVDTYDVTEAVRLAVEIAGPGLGAVRIDSGDLLLVAHRVRGQLDELGATETKIVVTSDLDEYAIASLAAAPVDAYGVGTQLVTGSGHPTCSMVYKLVARAESTDPKAPLLPVAKKSMGAKTSVGGRKWAARRRDEQGVAEAEVLGTGPVPADLVDRQLLAELVKGGTVVAREPLDAVRERHIEALDGLPLSAKQLSRGEAVIPTEYLVNTPA, encoded by the coding sequence ATGAACACAGCGGACCTTGGCCTGCCGGTGGATGTTCCGTCGACAGCGCTCTTCACCGATCACTACGAGCTCACGATGCTCCAGGCCGCGCTCAAGGCGGGCACGGCCGACCGGCGCTCGGTCTTCGAGGTCTTCACGCGCAGGCTGCCCGAGGGCCGCCGCTACGGCGTCGTGGCAGGCACCGGCCGGGTGCTGGACGCCGTCGAGAACTTCCGCTTCGACGCCGGCGAACTGAACTTCCTGCGCGAGCGCGCCATCATCGACGAACGGACCCTCGAATGGCTGGCCGCCTACCGCTTCAGCGGTGACATCTGGGGCTACCCCGAGGGCGAGGTGTACTTCCCCGGCTCCCCCGTCCTGCGGGTCGAGGGCACCTTCGCGGAGTGCGTCCTGCTGGAGACGGTGATCCTCTCCATCCTCAACCACGACTCGGCGATCGCCGCCGCCGCCTCCCGCATGGCCTCCGCCGCGGGCGGCCGGCCGCTGATCGAGATGGGCGCGCGCCGCACGCACGAGCTGGCCGCCGTCGCCGCGTCCCGCTCCGCGTACGTGGGCGGCTTCGCCACCACGTCGGACCTCGCGGCCGGCTTCCGGTACGGGATCCCGACCGTCGGCACGTCCGCGCACGCCTTCACGCTGCTGCACGACACCGAGCGCGACGCGTTCCGCGCGCAGGTCGACTCCCTCGGCGAGGGCACGACCCTGCTCGTGGACACGTACGACGTCACGGAGGCCGTGCGCCTCGCCGTGGAGATCGCGGGGCCCGGGCTCGGCGCCGTGCGCATCGACTCCGGAGACCTGCTGCTCGTCGCGCACCGTGTGCGCGGGCAGCTCGACGAGCTCGGTGCCACCGAGACGAAGATCGTCGTCACCTCCGACCTCGACGAGTACGCCATCGCCTCGCTCGCGGCCGCGCCCGTGGACGCGTACGGAGTGGGAACCCAGCTGGTCACCGGCTCGGGGCACCCGACGTGCTCGATGGTCTACAAGCTCGTCGCGCGCGCCGAGTCCACCGATCCGAAGGCGCCGCTGCTGCCCGTGGCGAAGAAGTCCATGGGCGCGAAGACGTCCGTGGGCGGCCGAAAGTGGGCCGCGCGGCGACGCGACGAGCAGGGGGTCGCCGAGGCCGAGGTACTCGGCACGGGTCCGGTCCCGGCCGACCTCGTCGACCGACAGCTCCTGGCCGAGCTGGTCAAGGGCGGCACGGTCGTGGCCCGCGAGCCGCTGGACGCGGTGCGCGAACGGCACATCGAGGCGCTCGACGGGCTGCCGCTCTCGGCGAAGCAGCTGTCGCGCGGGGAAGCGGTGATCCCTACGGAGTATCTGGTGAACACGCCCGCCTAG
- a CDS encoding M67 family metallopeptidase, which translates to MLTLTQALYDQIVAHARADHPDEACGVVAGPVGTGRPERFIPMLNAARSPTFYEFDSGDLLKLYREMDDRDEEPVIIYHSHTATEAHPSRTDITYANEPGAHYVLVSTADTDDAGPFQFRSFRIVEGVVTEEEVEVTA; encoded by the coding sequence ATGCTGACCCTGACCCAGGCCCTCTACGACCAGATCGTGGCCCACGCGCGCGCCGACCACCCCGACGAGGCGTGCGGCGTCGTCGCGGGACCGGTGGGCACCGGCAGGCCCGAGCGCTTCATCCCGATGCTCAACGCCGCCCGCTCACCCACGTTCTACGAGTTCGACTCGGGTGACCTGCTGAAGCTGTACCGCGAGATGGACGACCGGGACGAGGAGCCCGTGATCATCTATCACTCGCACACCGCGACCGAGGCCCACCCCTCCCGCACCGACATCACGTACGCGAACGAGCCGGGCGCCCACTACGTCCTCGTCTCCACCGCGGACACCGACGACGCGGGCCCCTTCCAGTTCCGCTCCTTCCGGATCGTCGAGGGCGTCGTGACCGAGGAAGAGGTCGAGGTCACCGCGTAG
- a CDS encoding immune inhibitor A domain-containing protein, with protein sequence MTTKRRALRSAAVLVTLAATAAAGSVLATGAQADTPAVGSSTSHGKTYGGKGHVIGGPFSQQMEQQRKTALEQVLSGKSKVVKRDGSQVVKLGKDKYVELGRERTDKIFTILTEFGDKVDNTTLVDRADDDTPDLKPKYGGTPGPLHNRIAEPDRATNNSTAWQKDYSSKHFQDLYFGTGKGVDSLKTYYEKTSSGRYSVDGEVSDWVKVPYNEARYGSNYCGADNCPNVEDLVRDGVTAWVEQQKAAGKSDADIKADLSQYDQWDRTDHDNDGNFNEPDGYIDHFQIVHAGEDGSAGGGAQGGDSLWAHRGYAYGRDDGDTGPTGFKAGGTPVGDTGIWVGDYTMQPENGGLGVFAHEYGHDLGLPDLYDTTYSGENSVGFWSLMSAGSWLGTGKDSIGDMPGDMTAWDKLQLGWLNYDKAKAATKSTHTLGVSEYNTKRKQALVVELPEKKNVTTDIVKPTEGAKQWWSDYGDDLSNTLTRQVDLTGKSKAALELDGWYDIEKDYDYLYTQVSADDGASWKTIDGTADGVTIPRDGGDKPALTGVSGKFQHLVFPLDAYAGKKISVRFRYKTDGGAGGMGFTADNLTVKADGQALFTDNAEGDDNGWTARGFSRVGASVTGDFPQFYLAENRQYVSYDKTLKVGPYNFGWRDGGAKNDWVEHYSYRPGLMIWQWDTSQRNNNVGQHPGKGLILPVDAHAKPLKWADGKYITNKIQPYDAAFSWFPNPGFSLHKLGVETKIPAQLGVPVFDDHKGTYWYKENSTGSVQTTDTNTRISIVGQPLDGSSITVKVGPSAK encoded by the coding sequence GTGACCACCAAGAGACGGGCGTTGAGATCCGCCGCCGTGCTCGTGACGCTGGCCGCGACCGCGGCTGCCGGATCGGTCCTCGCGACGGGCGCCCAGGCCGACACCCCGGCCGTAGGAAGCTCCACGTCGCACGGCAAGACGTACGGGGGCAAGGGGCACGTCATCGGCGGCCCCTTCAGCCAGCAGATGGAGCAGCAGCGCAAGACCGCGCTGGAGCAGGTGCTCTCCGGGAAGTCGAAGGTCGTCAAGCGCGACGGCTCGCAGGTCGTGAAGCTCGGCAAGGACAAGTACGTCGAGCTGGGCCGGGAGCGGACCGACAAGATCTTCACGATCCTGACGGAGTTCGGCGACAAGGTCGACAACACGACGCTGGTCGACCGCGCCGACGACGACACGCCTGACCTGAAGCCCAAGTACGGCGGCACGCCCGGCCCGCTGCACAACCGGATAGCCGAGCCGGACCGTGCCACGAACAACAGCACGGCCTGGCAGAAGGACTACAGCAGCAAGCACTTCCAGGACCTGTACTTCGGTACGGGCAAGGGGGTCGACTCGCTGAAGACCTACTACGAGAAGACGTCGTCGGGCCGCTACTCGGTCGACGGCGAGGTCTCGGACTGGGTCAAGGTCCCGTACAACGAGGCCCGCTACGGCTCCAACTACTGCGGCGCCGACAACTGCCCGAACGTCGAGGACCTGGTCCGCGACGGCGTGACCGCGTGGGTCGAGCAGCAGAAGGCGGCCGGCAAGTCCGACGCCGACATCAAGGCGGACCTGTCCCAGTACGACCAGTGGGACCGTACCGACCACGACAACGACGGCAACTTCAACGAGCCCGACGGCTACATCGACCACTTCCAGATCGTCCACGCGGGCGAGGACGGGTCGGCCGGCGGCGGCGCGCAGGGCGGCGACTCCCTGTGGGCGCACCGCGGTTACGCCTACGGCCGCGACGACGGCGACACGGGTCCGACCGGCTTCAAGGCGGGCGGAACCCCGGTCGGCGACACCGGCATCTGGGTCGGCGACTACACGATGCAGCCGGAGAACGGCGGCCTCGGCGTCTTCGCCCACGAGTACGGCCACGACCTGGGCCTGCCGGACCTGTACGACACCACGTACAGCGGTGAGAACTCGGTCGGCTTCTGGTCCCTGATGTCGGCCGGCTCCTGGCTCGGCACCGGCAAGGACTCCATCGGCGACATGCCGGGCGACATGACCGCCTGGGACAAGCTGCAGCTCGGCTGGCTCAACTACGACAAGGCCAAGGCGGCGACCAAGTCGACGCACACGCTGGGTGTTTCGGAGTACAACACCAAGCGCAAGCAGGCTCTCGTCGTCGAGCTGCCCGAGAAGAAGAACGTCACCACCGACATCGTGAAGCCCACCGAGGGCGCGAAGCAGTGGTGGTCGGACTACGGTGACGACCTCTCCAACACCCTGACGCGCCAGGTCGACCTGACCGGCAAGTCGAAGGCGGCCCTCGAACTCGACGGCTGGTACGACATCGAGAAGGACTACGACTACCTGTACACGCAGGTGTCCGCGGACGACGGCGCCAGCTGGAAGACGATCGACGGCACCGCCGACGGCGTCACCATCCCGCGCGACGGCGGCGACAAGCCGGCCCTGACCGGTGTCTCCGGCAAGTTCCAGCACCTGGTGTTCCCGCTGGACGCCTACGCGGGCAAGAAGATCAGCGTCCGCTTCCGCTACAAGACGGACGGCGGCGCCGGCGGCATGGGCTTCACCGCCGACAACCTCACGGTCAAGGCGGACGGCCAGGCGCTGTTCACCGACAACGCCGAGGGTGACGACAACGGCTGGACCGCGCGCGGCTTCTCGCGCGTCGGCGCCTCCGTGACGGGCGACTTCCCGCAGTTCTACCTCGCGGAGAACCGCCAGTACGTCTCCTACGACAAGACCCTCAAGGTCGGTCCGTACAACTTCGGTTGGCGTGACGGCGGCGCGAAGAACGACTGGGTCGAGCACTACTCGTACCGTCCCGGCCTGATGATCTGGCAGTGGGACACCTCGCAGCGCAACAACAACGTCGGTCAGCACCCCGGCAAGGGTCTGATCCTGCCGGTCGACGCTCACGCCAAGCCGCTCAAGTGGGCCGACGGCAAGTACATCACCAACAAGATCCAGCCGTACGACGCCGCGTTCAGCTGGTTCCCGAACCCGGGCTTCTCGCTGCACAAGCTCGGCGTCGAGACCAAGATCCCGGCACAGCTGGGCGTTCCGGTCTTCGACGACCACAAGGGCACGTACTGGTACAAGGAGAACTCCACCGGCAGTGTCCAGACAACTGACACCAACACCCGGATCTCGATCGTCGGGCAGCCGCTCGACGGCTCGTCGATCACGGTGAAGGTGGGCCCCTCGGCGAAGTAG
- a CDS encoding isochorismatase family protein, with the protein MRRALIVVDVQNDFCEGGSLALAGGADVAAAVTELIGQAPAGYRHVVATRDHHIAPGDHFSESPDYVHSWPPHCVAGTEGVGFHPNFAPVVASGAIDAVFDKGAYAAAYSGFEGLDENGVSLADWLRGRGITEVDVVGLATDHCVRATALDGVREGFRVQVLLDLTAGVAAGTTAAALEEMRGSGVELSGKPVV; encoded by the coding sequence ATGCGCCGCGCACTGATCGTCGTAGATGTACAGAACGACTTCTGTGAGGGAGGCAGCCTCGCGCTGGCGGGCGGGGCGGATGTGGCCGCGGCCGTCACCGAGCTGATCGGGCAGGCGCCCGCCGGGTACCGGCACGTCGTGGCCACCCGCGATCACCACATCGCGCCCGGTGACCACTTCTCCGAGTCCCCGGACTACGTCCACTCCTGGCCCCCGCACTGCGTGGCGGGCACGGAGGGGGTCGGGTTCCACCCGAACTTCGCGCCCGTCGTCGCGTCCGGCGCGATCGACGCCGTCTTCGACAAGGGGGCGTACGCGGCCGCGTACAGCGGGTTCGAGGGGCTCGACGAGAACGGGGTGTCCTTGGCGGACTGGCTCCGCGGGCGGGGGATCACCGAGGTGGACGTGGTCGGGCTCGCCACGGATCACTGCGTTCGCGCCACCGCGCTGGACGGGGTGCGGGAGGGGTTTCGGGTTCAGGTGCTGCTCGATCTGACGGCCGGCGTGGCCGCGGGGACCACCGCGGCGGCGCTGGAGGAGATGCGGGGCTCGGGTGTCGAGCTGAGCGGTAAGCCCGTCGTCTGA
- a CDS encoding DUF2017 domain-containing protein has product MPGHFEPIPGGGAAVALDEVEISIIRSLAVQLMELIGPGPGGDAPDDPLAELFAEGPSEPPSDPVLQRLFPDAYGGPGNEEATADKADEQRAHSSEFRRFTENDLRAGKREDALAVIRSLDALTSAGEGGAVLKLSPEESLRWMRALNDLRLAIGTRLDITDEEDTDLLYRLPDEDPRKPMVMAYLWLGGLQETLVETLMP; this is encoded by the coding sequence ATGCCAGGACACTTCGAACCGATTCCCGGCGGCGGCGCTGCCGTCGCGCTCGACGAGGTCGAGATCTCGATCATCCGCTCCCTGGCGGTCCAGCTCATGGAGCTGATCGGCCCCGGGCCCGGCGGGGACGCGCCCGACGACCCGCTCGCCGAACTCTTCGCCGAGGGCCCGAGCGAGCCGCCGTCCGACCCGGTGCTCCAGCGCCTCTTCCCCGACGCCTACGGCGGTCCGGGCAACGAGGAGGCGACGGCGGACAAGGCGGACGAACAGCGCGCGCACTCCTCCGAGTTCAGGCGCTTCACCGAGAACGACCTGCGGGCCGGCAAGCGCGAGGACGCGCTCGCGGTGATCCGCTCGCTGGACGCGCTGACGTCCGCCGGTGAAGGGGGAGCGGTTCTCAAGCTCTCGCCCGAGGAGTCCCTGCGCTGGATGCGCGCGCTCAACGATCTGCGCCTCGCGATCGGCACCCGCCTCGACATCACCGACGAGGAGGACACGGATCTCCTCTACCGGCTCCCCGACGAGGACCCGCGCAAGCCGATGGTGATGGCGTACCTGTGGCTGGGCGGGCTCCAGGAGACTCTGGTCGAAACCCTTATGCCCTGA
- a CDS encoding putative leader peptide produces the protein MVLHDVSDKTPGMLLVARLHVDLCRLASAICPDS, from the coding sequence ATGGTTCTTCACGACGTGAGCGACAAGACGCCGGGCATGCTGCTCGTGGCGCGCCTCCACGTCGACCTGTGCCGCCTCGCCAGCGCCATCTGTCCCGATTCCTGA
- a CDS encoding PLP-dependent cysteine synthase family protein, translating into MRYDSPLAAVGNTPLVRLPRLSPSEDVRIWAKLEDRNPTGSVKDRPALHMIEQAEKDGRLTPGCTILEPTSGNTGISLAMAARLKGYRMVCVMPENTSQERRDLLAMWGAEIIPSPAAGGSNTAVRMAKELSAQHPAWVMLYQYGNPDNAGAHYATTGPEILADLPSVTHFVAGLGTTGTLMGVGRYLREQKPDVKIVAAEPRYDDLVYGLRNLDEGFVPELYDASVLTTRFSVGSADAVTRTRELLQQEGIFAGVSTGAALHAAIGVGRKAVAAGESADIVFVVADGGWKYLSTGVYTAATTEEAIETLHGQLWA; encoded by the coding sequence ATGCGGTACGACTCCCCGCTCGCCGCGGTCGGCAACACGCCCCTGGTGCGGCTGCCGCGGCTCTCGCCGTCCGAGGACGTACGGATCTGGGCGAAGCTCGAGGACCGCAACCCGACGGGCTCGGTCAAGGACCGCCCCGCGCTCCACATGATCGAGCAGGCCGAGAAGGACGGCCGGCTCACCCCCGGCTGCACCATCCTCGAGCCGACCTCGGGCAACACCGGCATCTCGCTCGCCATGGCGGCCCGCCTCAAGGGCTACCGCATGGTGTGCGTCATGCCGGAGAACACCTCGCAGGAGCGCAGGGACCTGCTCGCGATGTGGGGTGCCGAGATCATCCCGTCGCCCGCGGCGGGCGGCTCCAACACCGCCGTCCGCATGGCCAAGGAACTGAGCGCGCAGCACCCGGCCTGGGTGATGCTCTACCAGTACGGCAACCCGGACAACGCGGGCGCCCACTACGCGACGACCGGCCCCGAGATCCTCGCCGACCTGCCGTCCGTGACCCACTTCGTGGCGGGCCTCGGCACGACGGGCACGCTCATGGGCGTCGGCCGCTACCTGCGCGAACAGAAGCCGGACGTCAAGATCGTCGCCGCGGAGCCGCGCTACGACGACCTGGTCTACGGCCTGCGCAACCTCGACGAGGGCTTCGTCCCCGAGCTGTACGACGCCTCCGTCCTGACCACCCGCTTCTCGGTCGGCTCCGCCGACGCGGTGACCCGCACCCGTGAACTCCTCCAGCAGGAGGGCATCTTCGCGGGAGTCTCCACCGGAGCGGCCCTGCACGCGGCGATCGGCGTCGGCCGCAAGGCGGTCGCGGCCGGGGAGTCCGCCGACATCGTCTTCGTGGTCGCCGACGGCGGCTGGAAGTACCTGTCGACCGG